GTGCTCTCCGCGGGCTTCGGCGAGAGCGACGACGAGGACGGCGCCAGCCGCGAGCGAGCGCTCCGCGAGATCGCCGCGGAGCACGACCTCGTGCTCGTCGGCCCGAACGCGCTCGGCGTCCTGAGCACGCGCCGGTCGATGAACGCGAGCTTCGGGCCGTCGCTCCCCGACCCCGGCGGCGTCTCCGTCTTGAGTCACTCCGGCGCGGTGGTGACGGCGACGCTCGACTGGGCGGCCTCGAACGACGTCGGCGTGCGCGACGTCGTCTCCCTCGGGAACGGCACGGGAATCGACGAGGCGGACGTCCTCCGGTACTGGGGCGCGGACCCGGACACCGACGTCGTGTTCGCGTACCTGGAGGACGTCCAAGACGGCGACCGGTTCGTCGAGGCGGCCCGCGAGGTGTCGCGCACGACGCCCGTCGTCGGGCTGAAGTCCGGTCGGTCCGAGGCGGGTGCGTCGGCCGCGGCGTCCCACACGGGCGCGCTCGTCGGCGACGACGCCGGGTTCGACGCCGCGTTCGACGCGGCTGGCGTGGTGCGTGCGGCGAGCCAACAGGCCGCGTACGACCTCGTCGGCGCGTTCGCACGCCAGCCCCTGCAGCGCGGCGACCGCGTCGCCGTGGTGACGAACGCCGGCGGCCCGGGCGTCCTCGCGACCGATGCGGTCTCGGACGCCGACCTGTCGCTCGCCTCCCTCTCGGCGGAGACGCGAACCCGCCTCGCCGAGTCGCTGCCAGACGCCGCGAGCGTCACCAACCCGCTGGACGTCCTCGGCGACGCGACCGTCGACCGGTTCGTGAACGCGCTCGAGGTCGTGCTCGCCGACGACGGCGTGGACGCGGCGATCGTCGCCTCGACGCCGCACCCGCTCGTCGACGGTCCGGAACTCGTCGCCGGGATCGGCGACGCGAGCAGGCGGTACGGGAAGCCGGTCGCGACCTGCTTCTCGGGCGGTCCACCGACCGCGGAGACGACCGCCGCGCTCGCGGACGCCAGCATCGTGAACTATCCCGACGCGGACCGGGCGGCGAACGCGCTCGCAGCGCTAGCGACCCAGGCCGAACGTCGGCGACACCCCAGGCACGCCCCCCAGCCAGTCGACGCCGACCGAACGCGAGTCGCCGACGTGCTGGACCGCGCCGCGTCCGAAGGCCGCGACACGCTCGGCGTCAACGCGATGGCGGTCCTCGACGCCTACGGCGTGTCGACGCCGGCGGGCGAACTCGTGACGTCCCCGGCGGACGCGGCGCGGTTCGCGACCGCCGCGGACGGCCCGTTCGCGATCAAGGTGGCGAGCCCGGATCTGGTCCACAAGTCCGACGTCGGTGGCGTCCGCGTCGGCGTCCCCGCCAGCGACGTCGAGGACGCGGTCGCCGAAGTGCTCGAGACGGTCCACGAGCACGCTCCGACCGCGGACGTGACGGGCGTGCTCGTCCAGGAGCTCGCCCCCGACGGCGTCGAGTGCGTCGCCGGCGTCACCCGCCACGCCCGCTTCGGGCCGATGGTGACGTTCGGCCTCGGCGGCGTCCTCGTCGAACACCTCGACGACGTCGTGCACGGCCTCGCACCGCTCTCGCAAGACGACGCCCGCCAACTCGTCGAGTCCGTCGACGCCGCCGAAATCCTCGACGGCGCACGCGGCTCGGACCCGGTCGACCTCGACGCCCTCGCGGCCGCCCTCGTCCGACTCTCCTGGCTCGCAGTCGACCACCCCGAACTGGTCGAACTCGAGGTCAACCCGTTCGTCGCGACGCCGGACGGGGCGGTCGCCGTCGACTTCCACGCCGAACTCCAGAACGACAAGTAGGACTGCAGGGCTGGGAGCGTTCGCCGACTATTCGAAGTCGCCGCTTGCGTCTCTCACAGTAAGCCTGCCACGACGAGGAGGGCGATCGCGACCACGCTCGCAGCGAGGAACCAGGGTCGCGCTGCCGTCGCTGCAGTCGCCATCGATTGGTTCGGCGAGATATCGCGTAGCTTTCGGAAGCCGCCGTAGAGCGCTATCGGGAGGACGAGCCACAGGCCGACCATCGTCAGGACGAGGTGCCCACGCCCCGTCGACTGGAGGCTCTCGAACGTGTAGAGCGTCCCTGCGAGGTGGCCGCCGGTGAACAGCAGTCCCAGTACCGACGCGATCGTGAGGTACGAGAACCGACGCCCGATGAGCGCCAGCGCCTCCTCGCCGAGCAGTTCTCTACGGGCCGCAGGGAGCACGCCGCCTGCGACCACGAGCGTTCCGCCGGTCCACAGCGCCGCGAAGACGGTGTGAATCGTCATCACGACGTCGAGCATCGACACCATCACTGCCCCTCCACGGTCGAACGGGCTGCTCGCCCCGAATTCGGGGTCTCGTCAGTCGATTCGCGAACCTCTAGCGAGGTGCGTACGTTCCGTTCGCTCCGACGGTGAAGACCGGCGTGCATCGTTCGCCCGAATCTGGGACGGCAATAGGTAAACAACGATGGAAGCATCCCAGAGTGTGGGAGTGGGGCGTGGCCGGCGGCGTCCAGCGACGGCATCGTCGACTGCCGACCATCGGCGTCTCGGAACACCTGCAACTCCCACGTCCTGGGACGACCCGATAGCTCTAAACGACCATCGTCACAAGATGGATGTAACTGGCGGCGCACTCGGCTCCGAGTCGAGGCGCCTCGAGAACACTATATTCGAATGACCGAGGAATACGTCGACCGTACGCGGCTTTCGCTCGTCCCCTCGCGGTCGAACGAGACGCGGACAGCGACCGACGTGGACCGAGAATCCTCGACGGACGACGACGACCCGCCCGTGTCGGCAGTCCTCCGATCGCTCGACGACGACAAGTGCAGGGCGATACTCGCGACGCTGGACGAACCGAAGTCCGCGACCGAACTCTGCGACGAGTGCGACCTCTCGAGTTCGACGGTGTACCGGAAACTCGAGCGACTCCGGGACGCGGCACTCGTCAAGGAGTACACCGAGGTCCGCAGCGACGGACCGAACGCCACCCTCTACGAGCGGCACTTCACGGACGTCTCGATCAGTATCGACGGCGACGAGTTCGCGGTCTCCATCGACCGACCAGCGGAGGACCCGGAGGAACGGTTGGCGACCTTCTGGTCGGAGATGCGGCGAGAGTCATGACGGACGCCATCGTCGTCGTCCTCGGCCTCGTCAAGGTCGCCGCGCTCATACTCGGGGGCGTCGTCTCCCTGTTGGCGTATCGCGCGTATCAGCGAACGCGGATCGAGGGCCTCCAGTACTTCGCAGTGGGTCTCGTGGTCATCACGATCGGGACGTTCCTGGTCGGTGTCCTCCACCACGTCTTCGCCATCCCGAGCGTTCAGGGGATGCTCTTCGAGAGTCTCGTCGCCTGCGCCGGCTTTCTCGTCATGATCTACGGCCTCTACGGCCACTGAACGGTTCGGGGGCGACGACGCGTCCTCGACCTCGATGTCCTCACTAGCAAATGCATTCGTGGCCCTGGCCAGACTGCCCGACGATGTAGGCGTGCAGTTCCTCGGCGAGCGCGTACATTTTCTCGGCACGGTCGGCAGCGGCGAGCCCATCCCGATAGTACGTCTTCGCCCGATGGTCCCGCCAGAGTTCCGCGAGCTCGTTCGCAGTCGTCTCGGAAAATGTGCCAATCCGAGCGGCTTCCCCGTAGACGCCGGGATGAGTGCCGGGGAGTTCGTCGGGGTCAGTAGTACCTCGCTCGAGGAGTCGAAATTCGACTGTTCGTTCGATAGCGACGAACGACGCTTCGATCACGAGCGTGTAGAATTCCTCGTCGCGGAGTGCGTCTGCGCCTGCCAGGAGGCGGCATGCTTTCCGGAGTTGCAAGAGCGCTGGGCTACTGACGTCGAGACCGGGTTCCACGTGGGTCGGTCGTCGGTCGAACGCAGCTTGCGCATCGGCGATGAGTTGTTCGATGCGAGTGCTACTCATCGGCAAACACCTCGGTTCGGAGTGCGGTCAGCTCTCCGCTCCCGTGGACTGCGATGCCTTCCTCGAAGATTTCCCGGAGTTTCGATCTTGCTCGAGTTGCGCTCTCAGTGGTCTCGACGTAGGGCTCGAACTCGAAGCGCTCGCCATCGAACCGTTCTGCTTCCAGATCGGTCACGACCTCGGTGACGGTTCGTCTGGCGGTTGTCCGGTCGCCACGAACGACGACGAACAGATCGATGTCGCTGCGCCGGTCAGCCTCACCGCGAGCGACGCTCCCGAAGACGAGGACTCCCACGAGATCTTCGACCTCGTCGGTCGTTTCGAGGGCGTTTGTTACGCGGTCGACGAATTCTCGTGTCGGCGGGCGGAACTCCGGTTGCTCGATGGCGAAGACGGGGTCGTCCTTCTGGAGGCGTTCCGGGTGTATCGAGACGTAGTTCCGCTGTGGCGTCTCGCGAACTCGGACTGCGCTGATGCTCTCGAGTAACTCGACGGCTCGCCACACGGTCGATCTGGACACGTCGGTCGCGTCGACAAGTTCGGGAATGGTGAACTCCGACTCGTGCGCATCGGCAAGAACTCGAAGAATCTCATCGGCCGCTTCTATCCGGAAGACTGTGCCATCGCTCGGCGAGGGCACGTCCACGCAGATACTTATACCTCGTCCCATGAAATCGGACACTATCCGATACTGTGCAACGACATATAAATATGGTGCCAAGGGGAAACTCGCTGTTCACCCTCTCCTCGTGAAGGGTGAGCGATACCGCCACGGCGCATCGTCCTCCAGAGCAGTTCTGAAGGGGGACGTGACCTCTGAGGAGATCGTGACCGTCAGGCGGTCGGCGTCGCCGTCGCTTCGGCAGCGTCGCGGTGCGTTTCGAGGTATTCCTCGGCGTCGAGTGCGGCCATGCTGCCGGTTCCGGCGGACGTGATCGCCTGTCGGTACCGGGGGTCGGCGACGTCGCCGGCGGCGAACACGCCGTCGGCGTCCGTCCGCGCTGTCGGCCGACCAGTGTCCTCGGTCTGCGTGAAGACGTAGCCGCTCTCGTCCCGTTCGACGGCAGTCCCTTCGAGGAATCCCGTGTTCGGCGTGTGGCCGACGGCGTAGAACACGCCGCCGACGTCGACCGTCTCTCGTGCGACGTCGACGCCGGACGCGGCCCTCTCCCTGGGGTAGCCCTCGGGATGGGAGACGAGCGTGACGCCGGTGACGCCATCGTCCCGCGAGCCGTGGATGGCGTCGAGTTCCGTGTTCCAGCGGAACTGGACCGACTCGTGCTCGCGAGCGCGGTCGGCCATGATCTCGGATGCGCGAAGTTCCTCGCGACGGTGGACGACCGTCACGGTGTCGGCGAACTTCGCGAGGAAGAGCGCTTCCTCCATCGCGCTGTCGCCGCCGCCGACGACGAGGACGTCGTCGCCGCGGTGGAACGCGCCGTCGCACGTCGCGCACGTCGAGAGTCCGTGCCCCATCAATTCGTCCTCGTTCTCGGCGCCGACCCAGCGTGCGCTCGCGCCGGTCGCGACGATCAGCGCTCGCGTGCGGATCGAGTCGCCGTTCGACAGCGAGAGCGCTATCGGGTCGTCGTCGAGGACGGCATCGTCGATGCGGCCGTGCTGGAACTCGGCGCCGAACTTCTCGGCTTGCTCTTTTCCCCGTTGGACGAGGTCCATGCCGCCGACGCCGTCGGGGAACCCGAGGTAGTTCTCGACGTCGGTCGTCAGCGTGAGCTGGCCGCCGGGCTCGTCGCCCTCGAGCACGAGCGGGTCGAGGTCGGCGCGCGCGGCGTACACAGCGGCCGAGAGGCCAGCGATCCCCGACCCGGCGACGACGAGGTCGCGAACGTCCCCGGTCATCTACTGGCTGTAGGATTCGACGAGCGTTCGAAGTTCCTCCTCGCTCTGGAGGCCGACGAGTTCCTCGACCTGGTCGCCGTCGGCGAACAGGACGAGCGTCGGGACGCCACGGACGCCGTAGGCCTGCGCGAGTGGCTGGTTGGCGTCGACGTCGACCTTGGCGACGGTCGCGTCGGTGTCCGCGGCGAGCGTCTCGACGACGGGTTCGAGCATCTGGCAGGGGCCACACCAGTCGGCGTAGAAGTCCACGAGGACGACGTCGTTCTCGGCGACGAGGACGTCGAGTTGTGACTCGCCGTCGACGTGGCGGGGTTCGTTCGCGGTGGCGGTGCCGGCGTCGGCTGCAGTATCAGTCGTCATCATCAGTTCCTACGAACCGGCACCAATTAAGAGTTTTGGAGAATATTCACAATACCGCACAACCGAGTTCTGTGACCAGGAACGCGGTCTTCCCACTCGGCCCCCAGGGTCGTGTCTCACCGACCGGAAGTCTTGTAGGGTGCGCACAGATGAGTAGAGAAGAGAGAGAAGACGGCGTTAGCCTTCGACGGGAGGAGCCGAGGCCTCGGACTGCTCGTACTTGTCCTCGAACTCCTGGATGAGCTGGCCCATCTTCGCGTACCAGTCGTTGAGCAGTCGCTGCATCTCGTCCGCGATCTGGGACGGGTCCGTCGGCGAGTAGACGTGGTAGTAACCGCCCTGGTCGTAGTTGATCTGGTCCTTCTCGATGAAGCCGGTCTGGAGCAGGCGCTGGACGGCTCGGTACGCGGTGGAGCGTTCGCGGTCGACTGCCTCGGCGATCTCGTCGACGGTCAGCCGTTCGTCCGCCTCGACGAGTGCCTGGAAGCACTCCTTGTCGAGCTCCTTGAGGCCGTGGAAACACTCGAGCAGACCCTCGCAGGCCATGTCTCGACGGAGCTGTTCGGACATCGAATCGGGCATGGTTATCGTCGGTATATTGGCTCCGGGCCATTAAAAGACTTTTGCACAGTCTGCACAATTTCGCGGTTGGCGGTAACGGTTTGACTGACAGGCGGTTTGGAGCGACGACGGCCTAGTCCGCAGCGGACGCCTGCCGGCGACGCGTCACGCGGAGCGAGGCGATCGTCGTGTAGAGGATCGCGACGGCGACGACGACTGCCGCGCCGACGACGAGGACCAGACCGAGCGTCTCCAGGGTGGGGCTGCCGACGAAGCTGCCGACCTCGCCGATGCCGACCGCGATGGCGCCGACCAGTAGCATGCCGCCGAAGTAGCCCTTGATGCCGTCGGAGTCGACGACAGCGGTCGCCGCGGAGCCGACCCGGGCGCCGAGTGCGCTCCCGAACAGCAGCGGCGCGACGATGCCGAGGTCGACGCCGCCGCCCTGGCCGTAGAGGTAGCTCCCGAGGCCGCCGGAGAAGACGATCTCGAAGAGGTCCGTCCCGACGGCGACGGGGACCGGGACGCCGATCGCGTACAGCATTGCGGGCATCCGGATGAAGCCGCCACCGACGCCGAGGAAGCCCGAAAGCAGGCCGGTTGCGAAGGCGACGCTAGTGATGACCCACACGGAGACGCGGACGTCGCCGCGGAGCGTCACCATCGGCGGAATCCGAACCGTCCGCTGGATCTTCTTCGCGATCTCGGGGATCTCGTACTCGCTGAGGTCCCTGTCGGCTGCCTCGTGGTCCATCCCACCGCCGCCGCCGTCACCGTCGCCGCCTTTCAGGGCGTCGCGGGTGACCATCGCGCCGACGCCGCCCAGGAGGACGACGTAGGCGACGCTGATGATCCCGCCCGCGAGTCCCAGCGACTGGAGGTAGTAGACGCTGGCGCGCCCGGCCTCGATGCCGATGGTGGTCCCGGTGATCATGATCACGCCGAGCTTGTAGTCGACCTGCCCGAGGTCGTGGTGTTTGAGGGTCGCGATGACGGCCGTCCCGAAGACGAACGCCATCCCGCTCCCGACCGCGACGGGTGCCGGATAGTCGAGCATCAACAGGGCGGGCGTCACGAGGAACGAGCCGCCCATGCCGAAGAACCCGAAGAGGATGCCGACGACGAGGCCGAATCCGACGAACAGCGCCAGCATCTCGGGGCTCGTCCCAAGGACGTCGAGCACGTTGGGGAGGTTATCGAGCATCCGATTCACCTCCGATCAGGAACTTCATGAGGTGGGGTCCGAAGAGTCGTTCGAGACCGCCGTAGCCCACGTACAGCACGATGGCCTCCAGGAGGATCGTGCCGATGAGCAAGGCCGTCTCCGGGTCCCACGTCGGTACCGCTAGTCCTGCCATCGATTCTCACTCCGATCTTCGAACGCGGAAATTCGCTGTTGGCACATTTCTGCTCGGTTCCTCCTATCCCTCTCATGCCTATAACGGTTTTGGGATTACTACACAATACTATATTCGGGTAACCCCCGCGGGACCACCGATAACCCACTGATAACGTATGGAGCCTGCTCGGCCTCCGACCACCTGTAGTGCGAGTCGAATCCGCCGAGCGCACGCGTCGGGGGACGACTCCCGAACGAGAGCACGCTCGCGCGCCCAGATCACCACCGAAATCGATCCAGACGTACCAACCGTTCCGGCGAAGTCCACTCATCACCGCGGGGAGTGACCTGTCGGGAGAAGAAGTCCGCGACGAACGCCGCGGGGGCTCGTCAGTCGTCCGGTGCGACCGTTCCAGGCCCGGACGTCGCGGGCGCAGGCGGCTCGTGCGTCCCGAACTCGGGATGGGTCTCCTCCATCCAGCCGTACACCACGAGCCCGGAGACGAACATCAGGCCAGCGGTCACGTAGAATGCGGCTTCGGCGTTCACGAACTCCATCGAGAGGCCGATCACGACCGCTCCGACCGCGTATCCGGAGTCGCGCCACATCCGATAGACGCCCATGCCGGCCGAGCGCCACGTCGGGTGCGCCGCGTCGCTGGGGACCGTCATCAGGTTCGGGTACAGGAGCGCCATCCCGAGCCCGGACGTGCCAGCGAGGACGACCCACGGGAGGTAGCTATCGACGAGCACCATCCCGAGGACGCCGGCTCCCGCCAGGAACATCCCGAGGACGACCGGCGGACGGCGACCGATCCGGTCCGCGAGACCGCCAGTCGCGATCTGGAGGAAATACATCGCACTGTGGACGCCGACGACGACGCCGACCGCCGCGATGTCCAGGTCCTGGCTGAGTAGATACAGGGGGACGGCGATCCAGAACAGCGTGTCGACGAAGTTCTCGACGTGCCCCGCTTGCGCAGCGGCGAACAGCGTCCGGTCCCCGTACGTCGCGCGCTTCAGCACTTCGACGAACGGGAGGTTCGCGTCGTGGTGGTCGTCGTCGCCCTCTGCCTGCGCGTACTGGACGGTCTCCTTGATCAGGAAGACCGAGACGAGCAAGGCCAGCACGACGACGACGGCGAGGAAGTAGAACGGCTCCGGCCGGAGGCTCCACCGGCTCGCGATGACGCCCGTGATCCAGGCGCCGACGGCGACGCCGGTGTAGCCGAAGGACTCGTCGATGCCGACCGCGAGCCCGCGCTGATCGGGACCTGCGAGGTCGATTTTCGCGTTGATTGCCATACTCCAGGTCAGCGCCTGGTTGATCCCCAATAGAACGTTCCCGACCGTGATCCAGCCCCAGCTCGGCGCGAAGACGAGGATGATCGGGAGGGGGAGCGCCGTCGCCCACCCGGCGACGAGCACGGGTTTGCGGCCGTACGTCTCGCCCCACTTGCCGGCGTAGAGGTTGAGGACCGACTTCACGACCCCGAACGAAACGACGAACGACCCGATGACGAGGAACGACTCCACGCCGAGGACGTCCTCCCCCAGCGCGGGGACGACGGTGCGTTCGGACCCGATGGTCAGCCCGGTCGCGAACACGAGCAGGACGTGCAGCGAGAACTGCCCGACGTGTTCGCGAATTCCCTGTTCGAGTTCAGTTGTCGTACTCATTGGTATCGTAGTTCAGTGGTTCATTTGTCGGTTACAGGAGGACGAACGCGGCGGCGTACGCGAGCGCGAACGACAGGAGGAACGACCCCGCCCACGCCCCCACTGTCACGAGAATCTTTCTGGCATCTATCGCCGCCCGGCCGCCGACCGCGGCGCCGCTCCCGATGATGGCGCTGACGACGATCTCGTTGAACGACACGGGGACCCCTAGCAGGACGGCCAGTTGCGCGATCAGGAACGACGGGACGAGCGCCGAGATGGAGCGCCGCGGGCCGAGCGACGAGTAGTCCTGCGCGAGCGACTTGATCATCCGGGGCGCGCCCGTCCACGAGCCCGCGAGCATCCCGAAGCCACCCCCGACGAGCACGGCGAACGCCGAAACCATCCCCACCTCGTCGAGCAGGGGGAGCAGCGGCCCGACGGCGAGGCCGACCTGGCTGCCGCCCGCGGAGAACGCCACGAGCGAGCCGAGCGCGAGCAGTACGCGCCGCAGGCCGCCGCGTTCGTCACGGCTCACGTCCCACCAGACGACCGCCGCGACGGCCAGCGCCGCGAGGCCAGTGACGACGACCGCCGACGCGAGTCCGTCGACCGCCAGCGTCCGCTGCGCGAGACCGCGGACGGTTCCCGCCGCGCGCCCCGCGCCGAGAAAGCCGAACTCGACGTTCACGAGGACGGCACCGACGAGACCGGCGAGTCCCGGGATACTGTAGCGTTCGGGGACGTCGGACCGCGGAAGGACGCTGGCGATGGCGAACGCGATGCCGCCGCCGACGAACGGCGTCAGCACCCAGACGGCGGCGATCTGCTGGTACTTCGCCCAGACCGGCGTCCCGCCGAGGGCGAGGCCGACCCCGACGACCGCGCCCGTGACGGTGAACGCGGTCGCGATCGGATAGCCGGTCGTGATGCCGACTGCCATCAGTCCCGCGCCCAACACGAGCACGAGGATGACGCCGGCGACGGGCAGGCTGATGCCGCCGACGAGGCCGCTCCCGACGGCTTCCGAGACGTTGCTGCCCTGCGTGACGGCGCCAGCGAACCCGAAGATACCGACGAGGAAGGCGGCCCGCATCGTTCCGATGGCGTTCGCGCCGACGGCGGGAGCGAACGGCGTCGCGCCGCTCGACCCGGCGCCGATCACCCACGCCATGAACAGGCTGGCGAGCGCTGCACCGACGAAGAGGGCGAGGAGGGCGGGGTCCATGGGAACTGAGGTCAGTCTGCGCCCGTCGGGGTAGCGTCAGTCGTCTGTGTGCGGCTCCGCCAGTAGCCCTGGGCGTACGCGCCGAGGAACATCCCGGCGAGCGCCCAGAGGATGGTGACGTTACCGACGCCGAGGCTCGCGTACGCGGCACCGGGGCAGATCCCGGAGAGCCCCCAGCCGACGCCGAAGACGGCGCCGCCGACGAGGACGTTCCGGTCGAACGGCTTCAGGCGCCGCTCGTAGGGGTCGCCCGTGAGGGGTGCGGCATCACGGATCCGGGGCAACAGTGCGAACGCGATCCCGGAGACGATCGCGGCGCCGAACATGACGAACGGAAGTCCGAGGTCGTCGAACTGGAGGAAGTTCAGCACGACCTCCGGCCGCGCCATGTGGCTGAACCCGAGCCCGAACCCGAACACTAGGCCGCCGACGAAGATCAGCGGCTTGAACAGCGGGTGGCGGTCAGCCATCTAGGGGCTCACCCCGAGTGCGGCGACGACCTGCGCGGTCCCGATGGCTACGGTCAGGAACGTCACGACGCCGACGAGCGACGTCTTCGACGCCGAGCCGACGCCGCAGACGCCGTGCCCGGACGTACAACCCTTCCCGATGCGGGTCCCGATGCCGACCAGGATGCCGCCGAGGAACAGCCGCCAGGGCTGGACGTCGGTCGTCCACAGCGTCACGCCGGCGACGTCGTACAGCTGCCCGGTCGTCCCGGGTTCGTACAGCGAACTCGTGACTAGGCCGGACTGGAACGTGGCCGCGAACGCGAGCCCGCCCAGGACGATGCCGGCCGTGAACACGAGTCGCCAGTCGCGCGAGGCGACGTACTTCTGGAACCGCGACTGGTCGGAGACGTACGACAGCGTCGACTCCAGGAACG
This genomic window from Halorubellus sp. JP-L1 contains:
- a CDS encoding MFS transporter, giving the protein MSTTTELEQGIREHVGQFSLHVLLVFATGLTIGSERTVVPALGEDVLGVESFLVIGSFVVSFGVVKSVLNLYAGKWGETYGRKPVLVAGWATALPLPIILVFAPSWGWITVGNVLLGINQALTWSMAINAKIDLAGPDQRGLAVGIDESFGYTGVAVGAWITGVIASRWSLRPEPFYFLAVVVVLALLVSVFLIKETVQYAQAEGDDDHHDANLPFVEVLKRATYGDRTLFAAAQAGHVENFVDTLFWIAVPLYLLSQDLDIAAVGVVVGVHSAMYFLQIATGGLADRIGRRPPVVLGMFLAGAGVLGMVLVDSYLPWVVLAGTSGLGMALLYPNLMTVPSDAAHPTWRSAGMGVYRMWRDSGYAVGAVVIGLSMEFVNAEAAFYVTAGLMFVSGLVVYGWMEETHPEFGTHEPPAPATSGPGTVAPDD
- the trxA gene encoding thioredoxin; its protein translation is MTTDTAADAGTATANEPRHVDGESQLDVLVAENDVVLVDFYADWCGPCQMLEPVVETLAADTDATVAKVDVDANQPLAQAYGVRGVPTLVLFADGDQVEELVGLQSEEELRTLVESYSQ
- a CDS encoding YeeE/YedE family protein; its protein translation is MADRHPLFKPLIFVGGLVFGFGLGFSHMARPEVVLNFLQFDDLGLPFVMFGAAIVSGIAFALLPRIRDAAPLTGDPYERRLKPFDRNVLVGGAVFGVGWGLSGICPGAAYASLGVGNVTILWALAGMFLGAYAQGYWRSRTQTTDATPTGAD
- a CDS encoding CopD family protein; translated protein: MVSMLDVVMTIHTVFAALWTGGTLVVAGGVLPAARRELLGEEALALIGRRFSYLTIASVLGLLFTGGHLAGTLYTFESLQSTGRGHLVLTMVGLWLVLPIALYGGFRKLRDISPNQSMATAATAARPWFLAASVVAIALLVVAGLL
- a CDS encoding helix-turn-helix domain-containing protein; protein product: MTEEYVDRTRLSLVPSRSNETRTATDVDRESSTDDDDPPVSAVLRSLDDDKCRAILATLDEPKSATELCDECDLSSSTVYRKLERLRDAALVKEYTEVRSDGPNATLYERHFTDVSISIDGDEFAVSIDRPAEDPEERLATFWSEMRRES
- a CDS encoding nucleotidyltransferase domain-containing protein, with amino-acid sequence MGRGISICVDVPSPSDGTVFRIEAADEILRVLADAHESEFTIPELVDATDVSRSTVWRAVELLESISAVRVRETPQRNYVSIHPERLQKDDPVFAIEQPEFRPPTREFVDRVTNALETTDEVEDLVGVLVFGSVARGEADRRSDIDLFVVVRGDRTTARRTVTEVVTDLEAERFDGERFEFEPYVETTESATRARSKLREIFEEGIAVHGSGELTALRTEVFADE
- a CDS encoding sulfite exporter TauE/SafE family protein, giving the protein MLDNLPNVLDVLGTSPEMLALFVGFGLVVGILFGFFGMGGSFLVTPALLMLDYPAPVAVGSGMAFVFGTAVIATLKHHDLGQVDYKLGVIMITGTTIGIEAGRASVYYLQSLGLAGGIISVAYVVLLGGVGAMVTRDALKGGDGDGGGGGMDHEAADRDLSEYEIPEIAKKIQRTVRIPPMVTLRGDVRVSVWVITSVAFATGLLSGFLGVGGGFIRMPAMLYAIGVPVPVAVGTDLFEIVFSGGLGSYLYGQGGGVDLGIVAPLLFGSALGARVGSAATAVVDSDGIKGYFGGMLLVGAIAVGIGEVGSFVGSPTLETLGLVLVVGAAVVVAVAILYTTIASLRVTRRRQASAAD
- a CDS encoding helix-turn-helix domain-containing protein; translation: MPDSMSEQLRRDMACEGLLECFHGLKELDKECFQALVEADERLTVDEIAEAVDRERSTAYRAVQRLLQTGFIEKDQINYDQGGYYHVYSPTDPSQIADEMQRLLNDWYAKMGQLIQEFEDKYEQSEASAPPVEG
- a CDS encoding inorganic phosphate transporter; amino-acid sequence: MDPALLALFVGAALASLFMAWVIGAGSSGATPFAPAVGANAIGTMRAAFLVGIFGFAGAVTQGSNVSEAVGSGLVGGISLPVAGVILVLVLGAGLMAVGITTGYPIATAFTVTGAVVGVGLALGGTPVWAKYQQIAAVWVLTPFVGGGIAFAIASVLPRSDVPERYSIPGLAGLVGAVLVNVEFGFLGAGRAAGTVRGLAQRTLAVDGLASAVVVTGLAALAVAAVVWWDVSRDERGGLRRVLLALGSLVAFSAGGSQVGLAVGPLLPLLDEVGMVSAFAVLVGGGFGMLAGSWTGAPRMIKSLAQDYSSLGPRRSISALVPSFLIAQLAVLLGVPVSFNEIVVSAIIGSGAAVGGRAAIDARKILVTVGAWAGSFLLSFALAYAAAFVLL
- a CDS encoding NAD(P)/FAD-dependent oxidoreductase yields the protein MTGDVRDLVVAGSGIAGLSAAVYAARADLDPLVLEGDEPGGQLTLTTDVENYLGFPDGVGGMDLVQRGKEQAEKFGAEFQHGRIDDAVLDDDPIALSLSNGDSIRTRALIVATGASARWVGAENEDELMGHGLSTCATCDGAFHRGDDVLVVGGGDSAMEEALFLAKFADTVTVVHRREELRASEIMADRAREHESVQFRWNTELDAIHGSRDDGVTGVTLVSHPEGYPRERAASGVDVARETVDVGGVFYAVGHTPNTGFLEGTAVERDESGYVFTQTEDTGRPTARTDADGVFAAGDVADPRYRQAITSAGTGSMAALDAEEYLETHRDAAEATATPTA
- a CDS encoding acetate--CoA ligase family protein — protein: MADGTECPVWNPESCEGTSSCPPRCPRYVAPDGTAYTIYRLADCPVRRTDEVAAVTGLDPAVDDGLVAFRADAVDAWVERLDGATGRSSSEEGRRWEATVHVDDGASPVVGVELVRQLVAEAVDREADSLCVHAPAAVADAAVRDLDGANHATDDQRSDLTHSEGADSIVVDLDSDGARRTTRTPANRGDVRVSRDLDALFAPETVAVVGATDREGAIGRAVVENLASSFAGEVVPVSRSTQSVLGREAVKDVSEADADLAVVVLPADATVDAVRDAGQAGVDAVAVLSAGFGESDDEDGASRERALREIAAEHDLVLVGPNALGVLSTRRSMNASFGPSLPDPGGVSVLSHSGAVVTATLDWAASNDVGVRDVVSLGNGTGIDEADVLRYWGADPDTDVVFAYLEDVQDGDRFVEAAREVSRTTPVVGLKSGRSEAGASAAASHTGALVGDDAGFDAAFDAAGVVRAASQQAAYDLVGAFARQPLQRGDRVAVVTNAGGPGVLATDAVSDADLSLASLSAETRTRLAESLPDAASVTNPLDVLGDATVDRFVNALEVVLADDGVDAAIVASTPHPLVDGPELVAGIGDASRRYGKPVATCFSGGPPTAETTAALADASIVNYPDADRAANALAALATQAERRRHPRHAPQPVDADRTRVADVLDRAASEGRDTLGVNAMAVLDAYGVSTPAGELVTSPADAARFATAADGPFAIKVASPDLVHKSDVGGVRVGVPASDVEDAVAEVLETVHEHAPTADVTGVLVQELAPDGVECVAGVTRHARFGPMVTFGLGGVLVEHLDDVVHGLAPLSQDDARQLVESVDAAEILDGARGSDPVDLDALAAALVRLSWLAVDHPELVELEVNPFVATPDGAVAVDFHAELQNDK